In the Streptomyces sp. BHT-5-2 genome, one interval contains:
- a CDS encoding cation-translocating P-type ATPase has protein sequence MTTAIDGPVVELEIGGMTCASCAARVEKKLNRMEGVTATVNYATERAQVTLAEDSGVATADLIATVEKTGYTAAVPLPPAPEPPADATGAGAGPEAADAPLAALRQRLLVSLALSVPVVLMAMVPALQFTNWQWLSLTLTAPVVAYGAWPFHRAAWTNLRHGAATMDTLISLGTLAAFGWSLWALFFGTAGMPGMTHPFELTIARTDGAGNIYLEAAAGVTTFILAGRYFEARAKRKAGAALRALLELGAKDVAVLRGGTEVRIPVDGLRVGDRFVVRPGEKIATDGRVAEGSSAVDASMLTGESVPVEVAPGDTVTGATVNAGGRLVVEATRIGADTQLARMARLVEDAQNGKAAAQRLADRISAVFVPVVIVLALATLGLWLGTGHGAVAAFTAAVAVLIIACPCALGLATPTALMVGTGRGAQLGILLKGPEVLETTRTVDTVVLDKTGTVTTGAMTLTGVHLADGVDRARALRLAGALEHSSEHPVARAVATAALEAEPAGALPVPEDFANVPGLGVRGSVEGHAVLVGRERLLVDRGQPLPPALAAAKDEAERAGHTAVAVGWDGAARAVLVVSDAVKPTSAEAVRRLRALGLTPVLLTGDNRAVAESVAAEVGIDEVIAEVLPEDKVAVVERLQAEGRSVAMVGDGVNDAAALARADLGLAMGTGTDAAIEAGDLTLVRGDLRVAADAIRLARATLGTIRANLFWAFGYNVAALPLAAAGLLNPMIAGAAMAFSSVFVVGNSLRLRRFRALS, from the coding sequence ATGACCACCGCGATCGACGGTCCAGTCGTCGAGCTGGAGATCGGCGGGATGACCTGCGCCTCGTGCGCCGCCCGCGTCGAGAAGAAGCTCAACCGCATGGAGGGGGTCACCGCCACCGTCAACTACGCCACCGAGCGGGCGCAGGTGACGCTCGCGGAGGACAGCGGCGTGGCCACCGCCGACCTGATCGCCACGGTGGAGAAGACCGGCTACACCGCGGCGGTGCCCCTGCCGCCCGCTCCGGAACCGCCCGCCGACGCCACCGGGGCCGGTGCCGGCCCGGAAGCGGCGGACGCGCCGCTCGCCGCCCTGCGGCAGCGGCTGCTGGTCTCCCTGGCGCTCTCCGTGCCCGTCGTCCTGATGGCGATGGTGCCGGCGCTCCAGTTCACCAACTGGCAGTGGCTGTCCCTCACTTTGACCGCCCCGGTGGTGGCCTACGGGGCCTGGCCGTTCCACCGGGCCGCCTGGACCAATCTGCGGCACGGCGCGGCCACCATGGACACCCTGATCTCGCTGGGCACCCTCGCCGCCTTCGGCTGGTCGCTGTGGGCGCTGTTCTTCGGGACGGCCGGGATGCCCGGCATGACCCACCCGTTCGAGCTGACCATCGCCCGGACCGACGGCGCCGGCAACATCTACCTGGAGGCCGCCGCCGGCGTCACCACCTTCATCCTGGCCGGCCGGTACTTCGAGGCCCGCGCCAAGCGGAAGGCCGGCGCCGCCCTGCGCGCCCTGCTGGAACTGGGCGCCAAGGACGTGGCGGTGCTCCGCGGCGGGACCGAGGTCCGGATCCCGGTCGACGGGCTGCGGGTGGGCGACCGCTTCGTCGTCCGCCCCGGGGAGAAGATCGCCACCGACGGCCGGGTGGCGGAGGGCTCCTCCGCGGTGGACGCCTCGATGCTGACCGGCGAGTCCGTCCCCGTGGAGGTCGCCCCCGGCGACACCGTCACCGGCGCCACGGTCAACGCCGGCGGCCGGCTGGTCGTCGAGGCGACCCGGATCGGCGCGGACACCCAACTGGCCCGGATGGCCAGGCTGGTGGAGGACGCGCAGAACGGCAAGGCGGCCGCGCAGCGGCTCGCCGACCGGATCTCCGCGGTCTTCGTCCCCGTCGTCATCGTGCTGGCGCTGGCCACCCTCGGCCTCTGGCTGGGCACCGGCCACGGCGCGGTCGCCGCGTTCACCGCCGCGGTCGCGGTACTGATCATCGCCTGCCCGTGCGCGCTGGGACTGGCCACGCCGACGGCCCTGATGGTCGGCACCGGGCGCGGCGCCCAACTGGGCATCCTGCTCAAGGGCCCCGAGGTGCTGGAGACCACCCGCACCGTCGACACCGTCGTCCTGGACAAGACCGGCACCGTCACCACCGGGGCGATGACGCTCACCGGCGTCCACCTCGCCGACGGGGTGGACCGCGCGCGGGCGCTGCGCCTGGCCGGCGCGCTGGAGCACTCCTCCGAGCACCCCGTCGCCCGCGCCGTCGCCACCGCCGCCCTGGAGGCCGAGCCGGCCGGCGCCCTGCCGGTCCCCGAGGACTTCGCCAACGTCCCCGGCCTGGGCGTGCGCGGCTCCGTCGAGGGGCACGCCGTGCTGGTCGGCCGGGAGCGGCTGCTCGTGGACCGCGGCCAGCCGCTGCCGCCGGCCCTGGCCGCCGCGAAGGACGAGGCCGAGCGGGCCGGGCACACCGCGGTCGCGGTCGGCTGGGACGGCGCGGCCCGCGCGGTGCTGGTGGTCTCCGACGCGGTCAAGCCGACCAGCGCCGAGGCGGTCCGCCGGCTGCGCGCGCTGGGCCTGACCCCGGTGCTGCTGACCGGCGACAACCGGGCCGTCGCCGAGTCGGTCGCCGCGGAGGTCGGCATCGACGAGGTGATCGCCGAGGTCCTGCCGGAGGACAAGGTGGCCGTCGTCGAGCGCCTCCAGGCCGAGGGCCGCTCGGTCGCCATGGTCGGCGACGGCGTCAACGACGCGGCCGCGCTGGCCCGCGCCGACCTGGGCCTGGCGATGGGCACCGGCACCGACGCCGCCATCGAGGCCGGCGACCTCACCCTCGTCCGCGGCGACCTGCGCGTGGCGGCGGACGCCATCCGGCTCGCCCGAGCCACCCTCGGCACCATCCGCGCCAACCTCTTCTGGGCGTTCGGCTACAACGTCGCCGCGCTGCCGCTGGCCGCCGCGGGCCTGCTCAACCCCATGATCGCGGGCGCCGCGATGGCCTTCTCCTCGGTCTTCGTGGTGGGCAACAGCCTCCGCCTGCGCCGCTTCCGCGCCCTGTCCTGA
- a CDS encoding GNAT family N-acetyltransferase: MIREATPDDVPVILAMIGELAAYERAPEAAQATEPQLKEALFGPQPAAFALIAEDAGEPVGFALWFRNFSTWTGTHGVYLEDLYVRPEARGGGHGKALLAALARICVDRGYRRFEWSVLDWNLSAIGFYKSLGALPQEEWTTYRLTGDALGRLASEA; this comes from the coding sequence ATGATCCGCGAAGCCACGCCCGACGACGTCCCCGTCATCCTCGCCATGATCGGCGAACTGGCCGCCTACGAGCGGGCCCCGGAGGCCGCGCAGGCCACCGAACCACAGCTGAAGGAGGCGCTGTTCGGCCCGCAGCCGGCCGCCTTCGCGCTGATCGCCGAGGACGCCGGCGAGCCGGTCGGCTTCGCTCTGTGGTTCCGGAACTTCTCGACGTGGACGGGCACGCACGGTGTCTATCTGGAGGACCTGTACGTCCGCCCCGAGGCGCGCGGCGGCGGCCACGGCAAGGCGCTGCTGGCGGCCCTCGCCCGGATCTGCGTGGACCGCGGCTACCGGCGTTTCGAGTGGTCGGTCCTGGACTGGAATTTGTCTGCCATCGGATTCTACAAGTCGCTCGGCGCCCTCCCCCAAGAGGAGTGGACGACGTACCGCCTCACGGGTGACGCCCTGGGCAGGCTGGCCAGCGAGGCATAG
- a CDS encoding helix-turn-helix domain-containing protein, giving the protein MGEPVGAAGADGGRAAPGPYAERASRLPGAVLWRTTTVPGARPVLPDGCTDLIWGAGRLLVAGPDTGPQAPGGAVPAGTRWVGLRFAPGQGPAVFGVPAHELRDRRVPLADLWGDRRARELAERAAAGAPGAVLEEAARDALRAAGRWAPGDGAPGELPGRDGRTAAIVSRLGRGRPVAEVARLAGMGERRLHRHSLTVFGYGPKTLGRVLRLVRALELARAGVSYAEVAARAGYADQAHLAREVKSLAGAPMGALLGPG; this is encoded by the coding sequence ATGGGTGAGCCGGTTGGCGCAGCCGGGGCGGACGGCGGCCGGGCCGCTCCGGGACCGTACGCGGAGCGGGCCTCGCGGCTGCCGGGGGCGGTGCTCTGGCGCACCACCACGGTGCCCGGCGCGCGGCCGGTGCTGCCCGACGGCTGCACGGACCTGATCTGGGGCGCGGGGCGGCTGCTGGTGGCCGGGCCGGACACCGGGCCGCAGGCGCCCGGCGGCGCGGTGCCGGCCGGGACGCGCTGGGTGGGGCTGCGGTTCGCGCCCGGGCAGGGACCGGCGGTCTTCGGGGTGCCGGCCCATGAACTGCGCGACCGGCGGGTGCCGTTGGCGGACCTGTGGGGCGACCGGCGGGCCCGGGAACTGGCGGAGCGGGCGGCGGCCGGCGCCCCCGGGGCGGTGCTGGAGGAGGCCGCGCGGGACGCGCTGCGGGCGGCCGGGCGGTGGGCTCCCGGGGACGGGGCCCCGGGCGAGCTGCCCGGCCGGGACGGCCGGACCGCGGCGATCGTGTCCCGGCTCGGGCGCGGTCGCCCGGTGGCGGAGGTGGCCCGCCTGGCCGGGATGGGCGAACGGCGGCTGCACCGGCACAGCCTGACGGTCTTCGGGTACGGGCCGAAGACGCTGGGCCGGGTGCTGCGGCTGGTGCGGGCGCTGGAACTGGCCCGCGCCGGCGTCTCCTACGCCGAGGTCGCGGCGCGCGCCGGCTACGCGGACCAGGCCCATCTGGCACGCGAGGTGAAGTCGCTCGCGGGGGCTCCGATGGGGGCGCTCCTCGGGCCGGGATAG
- a CDS encoding VOC family protein: MNTAPVPRLDAIGLVVADLAASLAFYRRLGVAVPEAAGPAPHVEARLPGGLRLMWDTHETARALDPAWTPPPPGTHTGLAFACRDAAHVDAVYAELTAAGHTGEREPWDADWGQRYAVVRDPDGRGVDLFAAPA, from the coding sequence ATGAACACCGCACCCGTACCCCGCCTCGACGCGATCGGCCTGGTCGTGGCCGACCTGGCCGCCTCCCTGGCGTTCTACCGCCGGCTGGGCGTCGCCGTCCCCGAGGCCGCCGGCCCCGCCCCGCACGTCGAGGCGCGGCTCCCCGGCGGCCTCCGGCTGATGTGGGACACCCACGAGACCGCCCGCGCCCTCGACCCCGCCTGGACGCCGCCCCCGCCCGGTACGCACACCGGCCTCGCCTTCGCCTGTAGGGACGCCGCCCACGTCGACGCCGTGTACGCGGAACTCACCGCCGCCGGGCATACGGGCGAGCGGGAGCCCTGGGACGCCGACTGGGGCCAGCGTTACGCCGTCGTGCGGGACCCCGACGGGCGCGGCGTCGACCTCTTCGCCGCTCCGGCCTGA
- a CDS encoding Na+/H+ antiporter, protein MPLLLLVAGSAGVAGLARRTPVPAPLLLVAAGLGASYIPGIPDYTLNPHIVLPLLLPPLLHTAALEASYLDLRANLRPVGLLSVGYVLFATLAVGYAAYLVVPGLPLTAALVLGAVVAPPDAVAATAIARRLGLPHRITTILQGESLVNDATAITAYKVALAAALGTGATWGAGLKEFVVASLGGVGVGLVLMVPLHWLRRRLRESALLENTLSLLIPFTAYAAAEQVGASGVLAVVVVGLYLGHRSWQVDFETRLQEEAVGKMVSFVLESAVFALIGLQLPVVLRGLGEFGTAQALGYAVLVFGVVVLARYVWVFPATYLPRLLSARIRDREPDTTWKAPVVVGWAGMRGVVSLAIAFSIPMTVRDGGPFPARTLVLFLTFTTVIGTLVVQGLTLPPLIRALRLPARDAEAETLAEAQAQNEASRAAEARLDALLQDGRNALPGPLADRLRTVLERRRNAVWERLGAVNEVTGESADDTYRRLAREMIDAERRVFVELRDARRIDDEMMRTLLRRLDLEEATAYREGTP, encoded by the coding sequence ATGCCGCTGTTGCTGCTGGTCGCGGGCAGTGCGGGGGTCGCCGGGCTGGCGCGGCGCACTCCGGTGCCGGCGCCGCTGCTGTTGGTCGCCGCGGGGCTCGGCGCCTCGTACATCCCCGGAATCCCGGACTACACCCTCAACCCGCACATCGTGCTGCCGCTGCTGCTGCCCCCGCTGCTGCACACCGCCGCCCTGGAAGCCTCCTACCTGGACCTGCGGGCCAACCTGCGGCCGGTGGGGCTGCTCTCCGTCGGCTATGTGCTGTTCGCGACGCTCGCCGTCGGATACGCGGCCTACCTGGTCGTGCCCGGCCTGCCGCTGACCGCCGCGCTCGTGCTGGGTGCCGTCGTCGCGCCGCCGGACGCCGTCGCGGCCACCGCGATCGCCCGCAGACTGGGCCTGCCGCACCGGATCACGACGATCCTGCAGGGCGAGTCGCTGGTCAACGACGCCACCGCGATCACCGCGTACAAGGTGGCGCTGGCCGCCGCGCTGGGCACCGGCGCCACCTGGGGCGCGGGGCTGAAGGAGTTCGTCGTGGCGTCCCTGGGCGGCGTCGGGGTCGGCCTGGTGCTGATGGTGCCGCTGCACTGGCTCCGCCGCCGGCTGCGGGAGTCGGCGCTCCTGGAGAACACCCTCTCGCTGCTCATCCCGTTCACCGCGTACGCCGCCGCCGAGCAGGTCGGGGCCTCCGGGGTGCTCGCCGTCGTGGTCGTCGGCCTCTACCTGGGGCACCGCTCCTGGCAGGTCGACTTCGAGACCCGGCTCCAGGAGGAGGCCGTGGGGAAGATGGTCTCGTTCGTGCTGGAGTCCGCGGTCTTCGCGCTGATCGGGCTGCAACTGCCGGTCGTGCTGCGCGGCCTGGGGGAGTTCGGCACGGCCCAGGCCCTCGGGTACGCGGTGCTGGTGTTCGGCGTCGTGGTGCTGGCGCGCTATGTGTGGGTCTTCCCCGCGACGTACCTGCCGCGGCTGCTGTCGGCCCGGATCCGGGACCGCGAACCGGACACCACCTGGAAGGCGCCGGTCGTCGTCGGCTGGGCCGGGATGCGCGGGGTGGTCTCGCTGGCCATCGCCTTCTCCATCCCGATGACGGTGCGCGACGGCGGCCCCTTCCCGGCCCGCACCCTGGTGCTCTTCCTGACCTTCACCACCGTCATCGGCACCCTGGTCGTCCAGGGGCTGACGCTGCCGCCGCTGATCCGGGCGCTGCGCCTGCCCGCCCGGGACGCCGAGGCCGAGACGCTGGCCGAGGCACAGGCCCAGAACGAGGCGTCGCGGGCCGCCGAGGCCCGGCTGGACGCCCTGCTCCAGGACGGGCGCAACGCCCTCCCGGGGCCGCTCGCCGACCGGCTGCGCACCGTCCTGGAGCGGCGCCGCAACGCGGTCTGGGAGCGGCTCGGCGCGGTCAACGAGGTGACCGGGGAGTCCGCCGACGACACCTACCGGCGGCTGGCCCGGGAGATGATCGATGCCGAGCGGCGGGTCTTCGTCGAGCTGCGGGACGCCCGGCGGATCGACGACGAGATGATGCGGACGCTGCTGCGGCGGCTGGACCTGGAGGAGGCGACGGCCTACCGGGAGGGCACGCCGTGA
- a CDS encoding YafY family protein, whose amino-acid sequence MSETSARLLNLLSLLQTPREWPGRELAERLRVTTRTIRRDIERLRELGYPVHATMGAEGGYRLAAGTAMPPLLLDDEEAVAIAVGLRSTAGHTIAGIEEASVRALAKLEQVLPARLRRRVGTLGTATVPMPAGDGPTVDPEHLTVLAAAIANHERVRFGYRGGAGDLGRRLVEPHRLVAAGRRWYLVAFDNDRDDWRIFRVDRLSEPFATGVRTPPRELPAADAGAYVRERMRGMAATAATHRALVTVYGPAPEVAARLGGPAAGEVEPLDEGSCRWRSAPDSLEWLAMRLMLLGREFTVHEPAELTAYLRATADRALRAAGHAGTDITSIPAPGNAPGNTPGG is encoded by the coding sequence ATGAGTGAGACATCCGCACGGCTGCTGAACCTGTTGTCCCTGCTCCAGACTCCCCGGGAGTGGCCCGGCCGGGAGCTGGCCGAGCGGCTGCGGGTGACCACCCGGACGATTCGCCGCGACATCGAGCGGCTGCGGGAGCTGGGCTACCCGGTGCACGCCACGATGGGCGCGGAGGGCGGCTACCGGCTGGCGGCGGGCACCGCCATGCCGCCGCTGCTGCTAGACGACGAGGAGGCGGTGGCCATCGCGGTGGGTCTGCGCTCGACCGCGGGGCACACCATCGCGGGCATCGAGGAGGCGTCGGTCCGGGCGCTGGCCAAGCTGGAGCAGGTGCTGCCGGCGCGGCTGCGGCGGCGGGTGGGGACGCTGGGCACCGCGACCGTCCCGATGCCGGCCGGCGACGGTCCGACCGTCGATCCGGAGCATCTGACGGTGCTGGCCGCGGCGATCGCCAACCACGAGCGGGTGCGGTTCGGCTACCGCGGCGGCGCGGGCGACCTCGGCCGGCGCCTGGTGGAGCCGCACCGGCTGGTCGCGGCGGGCCGCCGCTGGTACCTGGTGGCGTTCGACAACGACCGGGACGACTGGCGGATCTTCCGGGTGGACCGGCTGAGCGAACCGTTCGCCACCGGTGTGCGGACCCCGCCGCGCGAGCTGCCGGCCGCCGACGCCGGGGCCTACGTACGGGAGCGGATGCGCGGCATGGCGGCGACGGCGGCCACCCACCGGGCGCTGGTGACGGTGTACGGGCCGGCTCCCGAGGTGGCCGCCCGGCTCGGCGGGCCGGCGGCGGGCGAGGTGGAGCCGCTCGACGAGGGCAGCTGCCGCTGGCGCAGCGCACCCGACTCGCTGGAGTGGCTGGCGATGCGGCTGATGCTGCTGGGCCGGGAGTTCACGGTGCATGAGCCGGCCGAGCTGACCGCGTATCTCCGGGCGACGGCGGACCGGGCGCTGCGGGCGGCCGGGCACGCCGGGACGGACATCACATCGATCCCCGCTCCGGGAAATGCCCCGGGGAATACCCCAGGGGGGTAA
- the corA gene encoding magnesium/cobalt transporter CorA: MISNLRKAVRLPQPRPGGVDLSHPARSPLGTAVVNCAVYVSGVRQDGHQPAEEAIRQVRRTGDGFVWIGLHEPSDVEFAGIVELFGLHPLAVEDAVHAHQRPKLEHYDDSLFTVFKTVRYVEHDQLTETSEVVDTGEIMVFTGADFVITVRHGGHGSLGPLREQLERDPDQLALGPSAVLHAIADLVVDDYLDVAGHVQDDIDDVESEVFSVRGSRGADRIYQLKRELLEFKRAVVPLDRPLQELANRSLPFIDPRTRTYFRDVADHLDQVRERITGFDELLNSILQAHLAQVANAQNEAMRRMSAWAAILAVPTMVTGVYGMNFEYMPEKSWPFGYPLVMAVMVGVCWLMHRGFKRNGWL; the protein is encoded by the coding sequence ATGATCAGCAACCTCCGCAAAGCCGTCCGGCTGCCGCAGCCGCGACCGGGCGGGGTGGACCTCAGCCACCCCGCCCGGTCGCCGCTCGGCACCGCCGTGGTGAACTGCGCGGTCTACGTCTCCGGGGTGCGCCAGGACGGCCACCAGCCGGCCGAGGAGGCGATCCGGCAGGTCCGGCGGACCGGCGACGGCTTCGTGTGGATCGGCCTGCACGAGCCCTCCGACGTCGAGTTCGCCGGCATCGTCGAGCTGTTCGGGCTGCACCCGCTCGCCGTCGAGGACGCCGTCCACGCCCACCAGCGCCCCAAGCTGGAGCACTACGACGACTCGCTGTTCACCGTCTTCAAGACCGTCCGCTATGTCGAGCACGACCAGCTCACCGAGACCAGCGAGGTCGTCGACACCGGCGAGATCATGGTCTTCACCGGCGCCGACTTCGTGATCACGGTGCGGCACGGCGGCCACGGCTCCCTGGGCCCGCTGCGCGAGCAGCTGGAGCGCGACCCGGACCAGCTCGCGCTCGGCCCGTCCGCCGTGCTGCACGCCATCGCCGACCTCGTCGTGGACGACTACCTCGACGTCGCCGGCCACGTCCAGGACGACATCGACGACGTCGAGAGCGAGGTCTTCTCGGTCCGCGGCAGCCGCGGCGCCGACCGGATCTACCAGCTCAAGCGCGAACTCCTGGAGTTCAAACGGGCGGTGGTCCCGCTGGACCGCCCCCTCCAGGAACTGGCCAACCGCTCCCTGCCGTTCATCGACCCCCGGACCAGGACCTACTTCCGGGACGTCGCCGACCACCTCGACCAGGTCCGCGAGCGGATCACCGGCTTCGACGAACTGCTCAACTCCATACTCCAGGCCCACCTTGCCCAGGTCGCCAACGCCCAGAACGAGGCGATGCGCCGGATGTCCGCCTGGGCCGCGATCCTGGCCGTCCCCACCATGGTCACCGGCGTGTACGGCATGAACTTCGAGTACATGCCGGAGAAGAGCTGGCCGTTCGGCTATCCGCTGGTGATGGCCGTGATGGTGGGGGTCTGCTGGCTGATGCACCGCGGCTTCAAGCGGAACGGCTGGCTGTAG
- a CDS encoding beta-ketoacyl-ACP synthase III translates to MTGSRILALGHYQPSRVLTNDDLAGIVDTDDAWIRSRVGIRTRHVAAPDETVDAMAAAAAEKALAAAGLAAADIDLVLVATCTATDRSPNTAARVAARLDMAAPATMDLNVVCAGFTHALATADHAIRAGSATNALVIGAEKFTDVVDWTDRSTCVLVGDGAAAAVVTAAPDPGISPVLWGSVPQMGNAVRIEGDPPRFSQEGQTVYRWATTQLPAIARQVCDRAGLRPEELAGVVLHQANLRIIEPVAERLGAVNAVVARDVVDSGNTSAASVPLALAKLVDRREVPAGAPVLLFAFGGNLSYAGQVVHCP, encoded by the coding sequence ATGACCGGGTCGCGCATCCTGGCCCTCGGCCATTACCAGCCCTCCCGCGTGCTCACCAACGACGACCTCGCCGGGATCGTCGACACCGACGACGCCTGGATCCGCAGCCGCGTCGGCATCCGCACCCGCCATGTCGCCGCCCCGGACGAGACGGTGGACGCGATGGCGGCCGCGGCCGCGGAGAAGGCGCTGGCCGCCGCCGGCCTGGCCGCCGCGGACATCGACCTGGTGCTGGTCGCCACCTGCACCGCCACCGACCGCAGCCCCAACACCGCGGCCCGGGTCGCCGCCCGTCTGGACATGGCCGCGCCGGCCACGATGGACCTCAACGTCGTCTGTGCCGGCTTCACCCACGCGCTGGCCACCGCCGACCACGCCATCCGGGCCGGCTCGGCGACGAACGCCCTGGTCATCGGGGCGGAGAAGTTCACCGACGTGGTCGACTGGACCGACCGCTCCACCTGCGTCCTGGTCGGGGACGGCGCCGCCGCCGCGGTGGTCACCGCCGCGCCCGACCCCGGGATCAGCCCGGTCCTGTGGGGCTCGGTCCCGCAGATGGGCAACGCGGTCCGCATCGAGGGCGACCCGCCCCGCTTCTCCCAGGAGGGGCAGACCGTCTACCGCTGGGCCACCACGCAGCTCCCGGCCATCGCCCGCCAGGTCTGCGACCGGGCCGGGCTGCGCCCCGAGGAGCTGGCCGGCGTCGTCCTGCACCAGGCCAACCTGCGGATCATCGAGCCGGTCGCGGAGCGCCTCGGCGCGGTCAACGCCGTGGTCGCCCGCGACGTCGTCGACTCCGGCAACACCTCGGCCGCCTCGGTCCCGCTCGCCCTCGCCAAGCTGGTGGACCGCCGCGAGGTGCCGGCCGGCGCACCGGTGCTGCTCTTCGCCTTCGGCGGCAACCTCTCGTACGCCGGCCAGGTCGTCCACTGCCCCTGA
- a CDS encoding UBP-type zinc finger domain-containing protein produces MKECTHVHALPQGEPTPLSETCLECLAAGSHPVQLRLCLACGHVGCCDSSPYRHATGHYEQTGHPVMRSFEPGASWRWCFVDETLV; encoded by the coding sequence ATGAAGGAGTGCACGCACGTACACGCGCTCCCGCAGGGCGAGCCGACCCCGCTGAGCGAGACGTGCCTGGAGTGCCTGGCCGCCGGCAGCCACCCGGTGCAGCTGCGGCTCTGCCTGGCGTGCGGGCACGTCGGCTGCTGCGACTCCTCGCCGTACCGGCACGCCACCGGACACTACGAGCAGACCGGCCACCCGGTGATGCGGTCCTTCGAACCAGGTGCGTCGTGGCGCTGGTGCTTCGTCGACGAGACGCTGGTCTGA
- a CDS encoding 1-aminocyclopropane-1-carboxylate deaminase/D-cysteine desulfhydrase translates to MTHPDPRSPDPRTLRPRLPSPLQEVDDAPFARRGVRLLLKRDDLIHPALPGNKWRKLAPNLRAAAEAGDRALLTFGGAYSNHLRATAAAGRLLGLATVGVVRGDELAGGPLNWSLTRCVADGMRLHFVDRATYRRKTDPDVLAALHDRFGAFRLIPEGGSNALAAQGCTELGRELRGHADTVAVACGTGGTLAGLAAGLDPGQRALGVPVLKGGSPHFLHETVADLQRAAFGGVRGDWSLAEDFHCGGYARRTPELDAFADAFEERHGLPVERVYVAKLLLALTTLAERGAFPSGSTVAAVVTGTP, encoded by the coding sequence GTGACCCACCCCGATCCCCGGTCCCCCGATCCCCGGACACTCCGCCCCCGTCTCCCCTCCCCGCTCCAGGAGGTCGACGACGCGCCCTTCGCCCGCCGCGGCGTCCGCCTGCTGCTCAAGCGGGACGACCTCATCCACCCCGCCCTCCCGGGCAACAAGTGGCGCAAGCTGGCGCCCAATCTGCGGGCCGCGGCCGAGGCGGGCGACCGCGCGCTGCTCACCTTCGGCGGCGCGTACTCCAACCACCTGCGCGCCACGGCCGCCGCCGGCCGGCTGCTCGGCCTGGCCACCGTCGGGGTGGTCCGCGGCGACGAGCTGGCCGGCGGCCCGCTCAACTGGTCGCTGACCCGCTGTGTTGCCGACGGCATGCGGCTGCACTTCGTCGACCGCGCCACCTACCGCCGCAAGACCGACCCGGACGTCCTGGCCGCCCTCCACGACCGCTTCGGCGCCTTCCGGCTCATACCGGAGGGCGGCAGCAACGCCCTGGCCGCACAGGGCTGCACGGAGCTGGGCCGCGAGCTGCGCGGGCACGCGGACACCGTCGCGGTGGCCTGCGGCACCGGCGGCACCCTGGCCGGGCTCGCCGCCGGCCTCGACCCCGGTCAGCGGGCGCTGGGCGTCCCCGTCCTCAAGGGCGGCAGCCCGCACTTCCTCCACGAGACCGTCGCCGACCTCCAGCGGGCGGCCTTCGGCGGCGTCCGCGGCGACTGGTCGCTGGCGGAGGACTTCCACTGCGGCGGCTACGCCCGCCGCACCCCCGAACTGGACGCGTTCGCCGACGCCTTCGAGGAGCGGCACGGCCTGCCCGTCGAGCGGGTCTACGTCGCCAAGCTGCTGCTCGCCCTGACCACCCTGGCCGAGCGGGGCGCCTTCCCCTCCGGGAGCACCGTCGCCGCCGTCGTCACCGGTACCCCGTAG
- a CDS encoding glutaminase — protein MDYQAVLEEVAAYARPFVGRGHVADYIPALAEVPPDRFGIAVADINGEVYGTGDWGIPFSVQSISKAFSLALVMAGSHGDDDIWQRVGREPSGTPFNSLVQLEWENGIPRNPFINAGALVVTDRLLTMTGDASTSMLEFLQAESGNPELAFDQAVAGSEADHGDRNAALAHFMASFGNLENPVPSVIEHYFWQCSIEMSCRDLAVAGGFLARHGLRADGSRLLEAREAKRINAVMLTCGTYDAAGEFAYRVGLPAKSGVGGGIVAVVPGRCTLCVWSPGLDARGNSVAGMAALDHFTTLTGWSVF, from the coding sequence ATGGACTACCAGGCCGTTCTCGAGGAGGTAGCGGCCTATGCGAGGCCGTTCGTGGGGCGCGGGCACGTCGCCGACTACATTCCCGCGCTGGCGGAAGTGCCTCCCGACCGCTTCGGGATCGCGGTGGCGGACATCAACGGCGAGGTGTACGGGACCGGTGACTGGGGGATACCGTTCTCGGTCCAGTCGATCTCCAAGGCGTTCTCGCTGGCGCTGGTGATGGCCGGGTCCCACGGGGACGACGACATCTGGCAACGGGTCGGGCGCGAGCCCTCGGGGACGCCGTTCAACTCCCTGGTGCAGCTGGAGTGGGAGAACGGCATTCCGCGGAATCCTTTCATCAACGCCGGCGCGCTGGTGGTGACGGACCGGCTGCTGACCATGACCGGTGACGCCAGCACCTCGATGCTGGAGTTCCTACAGGCCGAGAGCGGCAACCCGGAGCTGGCGTTCGACCAGGCGGTGGCCGGCTCGGAGGCCGACCACGGGGACCGCAACGCGGCGCTGGCGCACTTCATGGCGTCGTTCGGCAATCTGGAGAACCCCGTCCCGAGCGTCATCGAGCACTATTTCTGGCAGTGCTCGATCGAGATGTCCTGCCGGGACCTCGCGGTGGCCGGCGGCTTCCTGGCCCGGCACGGGCTGCGGGCCGACGGCAGCCGGCTGCTGGAGGCGCGCGAGGCCAAGCGGATCAACGCGGTGATGCTGACCTGCGGCACGTACGACGCGGCCGGCGAGTTCGCCTACCGGGTGGGCCTGCCGGCGAAGAGCGGGGTGGGCGGCGGCATCGTGGCCGTGGTGCCGGGCCGCTGCACACTGTGTGTGTGGAGCCCGGGGCTGGACGCCCGGGGGAACTCCGTGGCCGGGATGGCGGCGCTGGACCACTTCACGACGCTCACCGGCTGGTCGGTGTTCTAG